A single window of Rhizobium indicum DNA harbors:
- a CDS encoding PAS domain-containing hybrid sensor histidine kinase/response regulator, which produces MLPGWVIFASAFGYLLLLFAVASYGDRKNRGQGTLGPGTLGGWPVVYALSLAIYCTSWTYFGSVGLAAQRGLEFAGIYIGPILVFTLGMPLLRRIIELAKAEKLTSVADFVAARYGKNPTVATIVALISLIGAIPYIALQLKAISSTVSAMVNPSDYGIGSGNLYFLDLPLLATLVLACFAIMFGTRHTDATEHQDGLILAVSMESVVKLVAFLTAGVCVIWFLFDGPTDLWRKTVDNELVMSALSYHTPISRWITLIILSAFAIILLPRQFHVTVVENRTPKQLKLAGFLFPSYLIAINLFVLPVAIGGLLTFGGTGNADFYMLSLPLAGQMPVISLIIFIGGFSAATAMVIVDSVALSIMVSNDIIMPIFLRRKLAGRASQRDNFAKTLLNIRRSAIFAVLLFGYAYYRSTDSTAGLASIGLLSFAAIAQIAPAMFGGLIWRRANARGAILGLTSGFVIWIYLLFLPSLGGPDYSYVASAVLGFIFPGTTLFTAPDADPLVNATAMSLLVNSAFFVVGSLTRNAKPLERIQAGIFVKRHSRSQFATRGWKTRISVGDLKAAISRYLGEERMQRSFTTYEQGSGRKLEDEQPADMALIHFSEQLLGSAIGSSSARLVLSLILQKIEDASSDTAWLLDQASEALQYNQDMLQTALSQMDQGIAVFDSSNRLTIWNRRFRQLLDLPESAGQVGFPLSDIVTTLIQRGDIAPGDLSQTVRHFLTLDKPFALVLGGGERIIEVRSNAMPDKGIVATFTDITQRVNADQALKQANETLEQRVAERTAELTRVNRELGEARAAADEANIGKTRFFAAAGHDILQPLNAARLYSSALVERMAQSENSPIVRNIDSALESVETILGAVLDLSRLDTGAMRPRLASVALSDLLERIQTDFAPIAREKQLKLVIMPTSLRVRSDPNLLRRLVQNLVSNAIKYTITGKVLVGARRRGNQVIIQVIDSGIGIPPSKFRTVFKEFARLDEGAKTASGLGLGLSIVDRIARVLNHPVELQSTHGKGTQFRIAMPLDVSRPAAAAAAVAPADRPGQPLSGLKILCIDNEPKILEGMRLLISGWGCEVEALDCLAKVTALDGQEGPPDIVIADYHLGDGTGIAAILHLRRQFGADIPALMITADRTPEVRSEAERHGIAVQHKPVRPAALRAYITQISGLKRAAAE; this is translated from the coding sequence ATGCTTCCAGGCTGGGTCATATTCGCGTCTGCCTTCGGCTATCTGCTCCTGCTTTTCGCCGTGGCAAGCTATGGCGACCGCAAGAACCGCGGCCAGGGCACCCTCGGCCCGGGCACGCTGGGCGGATGGCCGGTTGTCTATGCGCTGAGCCTTGCGATCTACTGCACCTCCTGGACCTATTTCGGCAGCGTCGGGCTTGCCGCGCAGCGCGGGTTGGAATTTGCCGGCATCTATATCGGCCCCATCCTGGTCTTCACGCTCGGCATGCCGTTGCTTCGCCGCATCATCGAGCTCGCCAAGGCGGAGAAGCTCACCTCCGTTGCCGATTTCGTCGCCGCGCGTTACGGCAAGAACCCGACGGTCGCAACGATCGTCGCGCTGATCTCGCTGATCGGCGCCATTCCTTATATCGCGCTGCAACTCAAGGCGATCTCGAGCACCGTCAGCGCCATGGTCAATCCGTCCGATTACGGCATCGGCAGCGGCAATCTCTATTTCCTCGACCTGCCGCTCCTCGCGACGCTGGTGCTTGCCTGCTTTGCCATCATGTTCGGCACGCGGCATACGGATGCCACAGAGCACCAGGATGGCCTCATCCTCGCTGTCTCGATGGAATCCGTGGTCAAGCTCGTCGCCTTCCTGACGGCCGGCGTCTGCGTCATCTGGTTTCTGTTCGACGGCCCGACCGATCTCTGGCGCAAGACCGTCGACAATGAGCTGGTCATGTCGGCGCTCAGCTACCACACGCCGATCAGCCGCTGGATCACCCTGATCATCTTGTCGGCCTTTGCGATCATCCTGCTGCCGCGGCAATTCCACGTGACGGTTGTCGAAAACCGGACACCGAAACAGCTGAAACTCGCGGGCTTCCTGTTTCCCAGCTATCTCATCGCCATCAATCTCTTCGTGCTGCCGGTGGCGATCGGCGGGTTGCTGACCTTCGGCGGCACCGGCAATGCCGATTTCTACATGCTGTCGCTGCCGCTTGCCGGCCAGATGCCCGTCATTTCGCTGATCATCTTCATCGGCGGCTTCTCCGCCGCAACGGCGATGGTCATCGTCGATTCTGTGGCACTGTCGATCATGGTGTCGAACGACATCATCATGCCGATTTTCCTCCGGCGCAAACTCGCTGGCCGCGCCAGCCAGCGCGACAATTTCGCCAAGACGCTGCTCAACATCCGCCGCAGCGCCATCTTCGCCGTGCTGCTGTTCGGCTACGCCTATTACCGCTCGACCGACAGCACCGCCGGCCTTGCCTCGATCGGCCTTCTTTCCTTCGCCGCGATCGCGCAAATCGCCCCAGCGATGTTCGGCGGGCTGATCTGGCGGCGGGCGAATGCGCGCGGCGCGATCCTCGGGCTGACCTCCGGCTTCGTCATTTGGATCTACCTGCTGTTCCTGCCCTCGCTCGGCGGCCCAGATTATTCCTATGTGGCGAGCGCCGTGCTCGGCTTCATCTTTCCCGGGACCACGCTGTTTACGGCCCCCGACGCCGATCCGCTGGTCAATGCGACGGCGATGAGCCTGCTCGTCAACAGCGCCTTCTTCGTCGTCGGCTCGCTCACCCGCAACGCCAAGCCGCTGGAGCGCATTCAGGCCGGCATCTTCGTCAAGCGGCATTCGCGCTCGCAATTTGCCACGCGCGGCTGGAAGACCCGCATCAGCGTCGGCGATCTCAAGGCGGCGATCTCACGTTATCTTGGCGAAGAACGCATGCAGCGTTCTTTCACGACTTACGAACAAGGCTCCGGCCGCAAGCTGGAGGACGAGCAGCCGGCCGACATGGCGCTCATCCATTTCAGCGAACAGCTGCTCGGCAGCGCCATCGGCTCGTCCTCGGCCCGGCTGGTGCTGTCATTGATCCTGCAGAAGATCGAGGATGCCTCTTCCGACACCGCCTGGTTGCTCGACCAGGCGAGCGAGGCGCTGCAGTATAACCAGGACATGCTGCAGACGGCGCTTTCGCAGATGGACCAGGGCATTGCCGTCTTCGACAGTTCCAACCGGCTGACGATCTGGAACCGGCGTTTCCGGCAATTGCTGGATCTTCCGGAAAGTGCCGGCCAGGTCGGTTTTCCTTTGTCCGATATCGTCACCACGCTCATCCAGCGCGGCGACATCGCGCCCGGCGATCTCAGCCAGACGGTGCGGCATTTCCTGACGCTCGACAAACCTTTCGCGCTGGTGCTCGGCGGCGGCGAGCGGATCATCGAGGTGCGCTCCAACGCCATGCCGGACAAGGGTATCGTCGCCACCTTCACCGACATCACCCAGCGCGTGAACGCCGACCAGGCGCTGAAACAGGCGAATGAGACGCTGGAGCAGCGTGTCGCCGAACGCACGGCCGAGCTTACCCGCGTCAACCGCGAACTCGGCGAGGCACGCGCCGCCGCCGACGAGGCGAATATCGGCAAGACACGCTTTTTTGCCGCCGCCGGCCACGATATCCTGCAGCCGCTCAACGCCGCCCGGCTCTATTCCTCGGCATTGGTCGAGCGCATGGCGCAATCCGAGAACAGCCCAATCGTGCGCAATATCGATTCCGCGCTGGAATCGGTCGAGACCATTCTCGGCGCGGTGCTCGATTTATCCAGGCTCGATACCGGCGCCATGCGGCCGCGGCTCGCCTCCGTCGCGCTCTCTGACCTGCTGGAGCGTATCCAGACCGATTTCGCGCCGATCGCCCGTGAAAAACAGCTGAAGCTGGTGATCATGCCGACGTCGCTGAGGGTCCGCTCCGACCCCAATCTTCTGCGCCGGCTGGTGCAGAACCTGGTTTCCAACGCCATCAAATACACGATCACCGGCAAGGTGCTGGTGGGCGCGCGGCGGCGCGGCAACCAGGTGATCATCCAGGTGATCGATTCCGGCATCGGCATCCCACCGTCGAAATTCCGCACGGTGTTCAAGGAATTCGCGCGACTGGATGAAGGTGCCAAAACCGCCTCCGGCCTCGGGCTCGGCCTGTCGATCGTCGACCGCATCGCCCGCGTACTCAACCATCCGGTCGAGTTGCAGTCGACGCATGGCAAGGGGACGCAATTCCGCATCGCCATGCCGCTCGACGTCTCACGCCCGGCCGCGGCTGCAGCAGCGGTTGCGCCCGCCGACCGTCCCGGGCAACCGCTGAGCGGGCTGAAGATCCTCTGCATCGATAACGAGCCGAAGATCCTCGAAGGCATGCGGCTCCTGATCAGCGGCTGGGGCTGCGAGGTGGAGGCGCTGGATTGCCTCGCCAAGGTCACCGCCCTCGATGGCCAAGAGGGACCGCCTGACATCGTCATCGCCGATTATCATCTCGGCGACGGCACCGGCATTGCCGCGATCCTGCATCTGCGCCGGCAGTTCGGCGCCGATATCCCTGCCCTGATGATCACGGCCGACCGCACGCCGGAGGTGCGCAGCGAGGCCGAGCGACACGGTATTGCCGTTCAGCACAAGCCGGTACGGCCGGCGGCGCTGCGCGCCTATATCACCCAGATTTCCGGCCTCAAGCGCGCCGCCGCGGAGTAA
- a CDS encoding TetR/AcrR family transcriptional regulator, producing the protein MTVKENLRPGGRSARVQASVHKAVRELMAEISRADVTIPLIAGKAGVTPSTIYRRWGDLQELLADVAVDRLRPDMQPIDAGSGKADLETWADQYAEEMSSGPGREMIRDVLAAQAGANACKCAEFTRQQIDVIAERAKARGEAFPDVDRVMDQVVAPIMYRILFGDVPATARVRDLVARVMSATD; encoded by the coding sequence ATGACAGTGAAAGAGAATCTCCGTCCGGGCGGCAGAAGCGCCCGGGTTCAGGCATCGGTGCACAAGGCGGTCCGTGAGCTGATGGCCGAGATAAGCCGCGCCGACGTGACGATCCCGTTGATTGCCGGCAAGGCGGGGGTAACGCCGTCGACCATCTATCGCCGCTGGGGCGACCTGCAGGAGCTTCTTGCCGATGTCGCCGTCGATCGGCTGCGGCCGGACATGCAGCCGATCGATGCCGGCAGCGGCAAGGCCGATCTCGAAACCTGGGCCGACCAATATGCCGAGGAAATGTCCTCCGGCCCCGGCCGCGAAATGATCCGCGACGTGCTGGCGGCGCAGGCGGGCGCGAATGCCTGTAAATGCGCTGAATTTACCCGCCAGCAGATCGACGTCATCGCCGAGAGGGCCAAGGCTCGCGGCGAGGCCTTTCCGGATGTCGACCGCGTCATGGACCAGGTCGTGGCGCCGATCATGTACCGCATCCTGTTCGGCGATGTGCCGGCGACAGCGCGTGTGCGCGATCTGGTTGCGCGTGTCATGAGCGCGACGGACTAA
- a CDS encoding MFS transporter, whose amino-acid sequence MFAAAKSTENSPRPWIGFHALTLATFFGASAAPTPLYRIYQESFSVSPVLITVIFAVYAFALLAALLIAGSISDHLGRKPVIFFALVLEIAAMGLFVIASGPGWLIAARIVQGLATGIAGASIGAALVDVDRAKGQIVNSIAPLCGMAVGAVGTSALIQYGPFPMHLVYALLFVAFTLQAAAIWLTGETGGTRPGALGSLIPRVTIPKQVKRPLSLVTPINIANWTLAGFYLSLVPSLVASTTGSRAPLTGGAVVTALMVSGAIAVYLRRSMTASANLVFGVSAKTLGILTVVAGVHLASVPLLLVGTVFTGVGFGTNFLGSIGTIMPLAKADERAGLLSAFYVQSYLAFSLPAILAGFLAKSAGYALTTDIYATAILLLMGVGLMSIRADRRKIAGSDA is encoded by the coding sequence ATGTTCGCCGCAGCCAAATCCACCGAGAATTCGCCGCGCCCCTGGATCGGCTTTCATGCGCTGACGCTCGCGACCTTCTTCGGCGCCTCCGCGGCGCCGACGCCGCTCTACCGGATCTATCAGGAAAGTTTTTCCGTCTCGCCGGTGCTGATCACGGTGATCTTCGCGGTCTACGCCTTCGCGCTGCTGGCGGCGCTGCTGATCGCCGGTTCGATCTCGGATCATCTCGGCCGCAAGCCGGTGATCTTTTTCGCCCTCGTGCTCGAAATCGCCGCCATGGGCCTCTTCGTCATCGCAAGCGGTCCCGGCTGGTTGATCGCAGCGCGGATCGTGCAGGGGCTGGCAACCGGGATCGCCGGCGCCTCGATCGGAGCGGCGCTCGTCGATGTCGACCGGGCAAAGGGACAGATCGTCAACTCGATCGCGCCGCTTTGCGGCATGGCGGTGGGTGCGGTCGGCACCAGCGCCCTGATCCAATACGGCCCCTTCCCGATGCATCTGGTCTATGCGCTGTTGTTTGTCGCCTTCACGCTGCAGGCGGCTGCCATCTGGCTGACAGGCGAGACCGGCGGCACGCGGCCGGGCGCGCTCGGCTCGCTGATACCGCGGGTCACCATTCCCAAGCAGGTGAAGCGGCCGCTCTCGCTGGTGACACCGATCAATATCGCCAACTGGACGCTTGCCGGCTTCTATCTCTCGCTGGTCCCGTCTTTGGTCGCCAGCACGACCGGCAGCCGGGCGCCGCTGACGGGTGGGGCCGTCGTCACTGCGCTGATGGTGAGCGGAGCAATCGCCGTCTATCTCAGGCGCAGCATGACGGCATCGGCCAATCTGGTTTTCGGCGTATCGGCCAAGACGCTCGGCATCCTGACCGTCGTTGCCGGCGTGCATCTTGCCAGTGTGCCGCTGTTGCTCGTTGGCACAGTTTTTACCGGCGTCGGTTTCGGCACCAATTTCCTCGGTTCGATCGGCACCATCATGCCGCTTGCCAAGGCAGACGAGCGGGCCGGGCTGCTATCGGCCTTCTACGTCCAGAGCTACCTCGCCTTCAGCCTGCCGGCGATCCTGGCCGGGTTCCTAGCGAAATCGGCCGGTTACGCATTGACGACCGATATCTATGCGACGGCGATCCTGCTTTTGATGGGCGTCGGATTGATGAGCATTCGCGCCGACCGGCGCAAGATCGCGGGGAGTGATGCCTGA
- a CDS encoding YybH family protein, translating into MKDEANARIEEDAIIAMLMMRAKALGEKNAKDALSYETEDEIEFSLAPPLVYHGQDEAGLQAWFDTWEGPIGGEVRDARLMVGEDVAFWSGLTRMTGTKTDGAAVDLWFRQTLGLVKQDGRWLVAHQHASVPFAMDGSGRALLDLKP; encoded by the coding sequence GTGAAAGACGAAGCGAATGCCAGGATCGAGGAAGACGCGATCATCGCCATGCTGATGATGCGCGCCAAGGCGCTGGGCGAAAAGAACGCCAAGGATGCGCTTTCCTACGAGACCGAGGATGAGATCGAATTTTCGCTGGCGCCGCCGCTCGTATACCACGGCCAGGACGAAGCGGGTCTGCAGGCCTGGTTCGATACCTGGGAAGGCCCGATCGGCGGCGAGGTGCGCGATGCCAGATTGATGGTTGGCGAGGATGTCGCTTTCTGGAGCGGCCTCACGCGCATGACCGGGACCAAGACCGATGGCGCCGCCGTCGATCTCTGGTTCCGCCAGACGCTTGGCCTCGTCAAGCAGGATGGCCGATGGCTGGTTGCCCACCAGCACGCCTCGGTGCCCTTCGCCATGGACGGCAGCGGCCGGGCGCTGCTGGATCTCAAACCGTGA
- a CDS encoding GFA family protein gives MKKTYKGSCHCGKVHYEVDMDLEEGTGRCNCSICAKRRYWGANVKPEDFRLMCDQAETSDYQFNTMSGHHRFCRTCGVPAYGDGYVEAIGGAYVSINIACLDDITPEELAALPVRYSDGRHDAWWNEPAVTRYL, from the coding sequence ATGAAGAAAACCTACAAGGGAAGCTGCCATTGCGGCAAAGTGCACTACGAGGTGGACATGGACCTCGAGGAGGGCACCGGCCGCTGCAATTGTTCGATCTGCGCCAAGCGCCGCTATTGGGGCGCCAACGTCAAGCCGGAGGATTTCCGGCTGATGTGCGACCAGGCCGAAACGTCCGACTATCAGTTCAACACCATGAGTGGTCATCACCGCTTCTGCCGCACCTGCGGTGTGCCGGCCTATGGCGACGGTTATGTCGAAGCGATCGGCGGCGCCTATGTCTCGATCAACATCGCCTGCCTCGACGATATTACCCCTGAGGAACTGGCGGCACTGCCGGTCCGTTACTCCGACGGCAGGCACGATGCCTGGTGGAACGAACCGGCGGTGACGCGTTATCTCTAG
- a CDS encoding MarR family winged helix-turn-helix transcriptional regulator translates to MNEIQNRQYVVKQNRPERTMEGDAFSAFAITALRLAGHLTAAGDQLAKPAGQTSARWQVLAAARRGNMSVAQIARALGLARQGVQRLADVLESEGLIAYADNPQHQRAKLVRLTEEGAVRLGAIEIAQAGWADGLGAAFTSAELDAARAVMARVMEMLEGSEAAGG, encoded by the coding sequence ATGAATGAGATACAAAATCGACAATATGTTGTCAAACAAAATCGACCGGAGCGGACGATGGAGGGGGATGCTTTTTCCGCTTTCGCGATCACCGCCCTTCGCCTCGCCGGCCATCTGACGGCGGCGGGCGACCAGTTGGCAAAGCCGGCAGGGCAAACCAGCGCGCGTTGGCAGGTGCTGGCCGCGGCAAGGCGCGGCAACATGTCGGTGGCGCAGATCGCCCGTGCGCTCGGCCTGGCCCGCCAGGGTGTGCAGCGGCTGGCCGACGTGCTGGAGAGCGAAGGGCTGATCGCCTATGCCGACAACCCGCAGCACCAGCGCGCCAAGCTGGTGCGGCTGACGGAAGAAGGGGCCGTGCGGCTCGGTGCCATCGAGATTGCGCAAGCCGGGTGGGCCGACGGGCTCGGCGCCGCGTTTACGTCAGCGGAACTCGATGCGGCGCGGGCGGTGATGGCGCGGGTCATGGAGATGCTGGAGGGTAGCGAGGCGGCAGGCGGTTGA
- a CDS encoding cold-shock protein produces the protein MSTGTVKWFNATKGFGFIQPDDGAADVFVHISAVERAGMRDLKDGQKLSYELVRDNKSGKMSADRLQAA, from the coding sequence ATGAGCACTGGTACCGTAAAGTGGTTCAACGCAACCAAGGGCTTCGGCTTCATTCAGCCGGATGACGGCGCAGCCGACGTTTTCGTCCACATCTCCGCCGTTGAACGCGCTGGCATGCGCGATCTCAAGGATGGCCAGAAGCTGTCTTACGAGCTCGTCCGCGACAACAAGTCCGGCAAGATGTCGGCAGACCGCCTCCAGGCGGCCTGA
- a CDS encoding YdeI/OmpD-associated family protein, translated as MQPSTDILAFADPMEWESWLCLHHAASTGAWLKIGKKNPKRTLITIDEALDVALCYGWIDSQRKGFDAHSYLQRYSPRRAKSPWSKLNVDRVAALAEAGRMRPAGLAEVAAAKADGRWAVAYAPQRDAGLPDDLAAALAENAAASATFARLDKTGQYAIVLPLLKATTPEVRVARLGKAITRLAQAE; from the coding sequence ATGCAACCGTCAACCGACATCCTCGCCTTTGCCGATCCGATGGAGTGGGAATCTTGGCTCTGCCTGCATCACGCGGCATCGACCGGCGCCTGGCTGAAGATCGGTAAGAAAAATCCGAAACGAACTCTCATCACCATCGACGAGGCGCTGGATGTGGCGCTCTGTTACGGCTGGATTGACAGCCAGCGCAAGGGGTTTGACGCGCATTCCTACCTGCAGCGTTATTCGCCCCGGCGCGCCAAAAGTCCGTGGTCCAAGCTCAATGTCGATCGGGTCGCAGCACTCGCAGAAGCCGGGCGCATGCGGCCCGCGGGCCTTGCCGAAGTCGCTGCCGCCAAAGCCGACGGACGATGGGCTGTCGCCTACGCTCCGCAACGCGATGCCGGCCTGCCGGACGATCTGGCGGCGGCGCTCGCTGAGAACGCTGCCGCCAGTGCTACCTTTGCGCGGCTCGACAAGACCGGCCAATATGCAATCGTCCTGCCGCTCCTGAAGGCAACGACCCCGGAAGTGCGGGTCGCCCGCCTCGGCAAGGCGATCACCAGGTTGGCGCAGGCCGAATAG
- a CDS encoding 3-hydroxyacyl-CoA dehydrogenase NAD-binding domain-containing protein, whose product MTYTNFTLETDADGIALVTWDMPGKSMNVFTAEVMAELDAIIDATTADAAVKGVVFTSGKSSFSGGADLSMIKSMFSSYQEEKAKSPETAVQNLFGLVGRMSGLFRKLETSGKPWVSAINGTCMGGAFELSLACHGRVASNAKSVKIALPEVKVGIFPGAGGTQRVPRLANAQDALQMMTTGQSLTGSRAKAMNLVHQVVEPDQLIPAAKQMIKDGLKPVAPWDEKGFKVPGGGIWTPASAQLWPAAPAILRRETSGNYPAALAILKCVYEGLQVPFDTGLKIEQRYFTEVLQTREAFSMIRSLFISMQELGKGARRPAGHPKTELKHVGVVGAGFMGASIAYVTAAAGIPVTLIDRDIEAATKGKTVSEGLVKDSVGKGRLTQDEAAALLSRITPSADYADLANADLVIEAVFEDREVKKAVIEAVEAVLPEGAIFASNTSTLPISGLAKNSKRPADFIGIHFFSPVEKMMLTEVILGSDAGDRALAVALDYVAAIKKTPIVVNDTRGFFVNRCVLRYMSESYDMLIEGVPPAMIENAAKMAGMPVGPLALNDEVAIDLSLKILKATVADLGEKAIDPRHMELISRMVEKEGRFGRKNSKGFYDYPPKPAKKSVWPDLKTLYPQKPAVEVDVNVLKQRFLVTIALEAARTVEEGIVTDPREADVGSILGFGFAPYTGGALSYIDGMGAKAFVELAEKLAAAYGNHFKPTPLLKDMAAKGETFYGRFDPYAKVGKAA is encoded by the coding sequence ATGACCTACACCAATTTCACGCTCGAAACCGACGCCGACGGCATCGCTCTCGTCACCTGGGACATGCCCGGCAAATCGATGAACGTCTTCACCGCCGAGGTGATGGCCGAGCTCGACGCGATCATCGACGCCACGACCGCTGATGCCGCCGTCAAGGGTGTCGTCTTCACCTCCGGCAAGTCCTCCTTCTCCGGCGGCGCTGATCTGTCGATGATCAAGTCGATGTTCAGTTCCTACCAGGAGGAGAAGGCAAAGAGCCCCGAGACGGCGGTGCAGAACCTCTTCGGTCTGGTCGGCCGCATGAGCGGCCTGTTCCGCAAGCTCGAAACGTCGGGCAAGCCCTGGGTTTCCGCCATCAACGGCACCTGCATGGGCGGCGCCTTCGAACTGTCGCTCGCCTGCCACGGCCGCGTCGCCTCCAATGCCAAGAGCGTCAAGATCGCGCTGCCCGAAGTGAAGGTCGGTATCTTCCCCGGCGCCGGCGGCACGCAGCGTGTGCCACGGCTGGCGAACGCCCAGGATGCGCTGCAGATGATGACGACGGGCCAGTCGCTGACCGGCTCCCGCGCCAAGGCGATGAACCTCGTGCATCAGGTGGTCGAGCCGGATCAGCTTATCCCGGCCGCAAAGCAGATGATCAAGGATGGCCTGAAGCCGGTCGCCCCCTGGGATGAGAAGGGCTTCAAGGTACCGGGCGGCGGCATCTGGACGCCGGCCTCCGCCCAGCTCTGGCCGGCAGCCCCGGCGATCCTGCGCAGGGAAACATCGGGCAATTATCCGGCAGCGCTTGCCATCCTGAAATGCGTCTACGAAGGCCTGCAGGTACCGTTCGATACGGGTCTGAAGATCGAGCAGCGCTATTTCACCGAGGTGCTGCAGACCCGCGAAGCCTTCTCGATGATCCGTTCGCTGTTCATCTCCATGCAGGAGCTCGGCAAGGGCGCCCGTCGCCCGGCCGGTCACCCCAAGACCGAGCTGAAACATGTCGGCGTCGTTGGCGCCGGCTTCATGGGCGCCTCGATCGCTTATGTCACCGCCGCCGCCGGCATTCCCGTGACGCTGATCGATCGCGACATCGAAGCGGCGACCAAGGGCAAGACCGTCTCCGAAGGCCTGGTCAAGGATTCTGTCGGTAAGGGGCGTCTTACGCAGGATGAAGCGGCCGCATTGCTCTCCCGCATCACGCCCTCGGCCGACTATGCCGATCTCGCCAATGCCGATCTCGTCATCGAGGCGGTATTTGAGGATCGCGAGGTGAAGAAAGCGGTCATCGAGGCGGTCGAAGCCGTGCTGCCGGAAGGCGCGATCTTCGCCTCCAATACCTCGACCCTGCCGATCTCAGGTCTCGCCAAGAATTCGAAACGCCCGGCGGATTTCATCGGCATCCATTTCTTCTCGCCTGTCGAGAAGATGATGCTGACTGAGGTCATCCTCGGAAGCGACGCCGGCGACAGGGCGCTGGCCGTCGCTCTTGATTATGTCGCAGCCATCAAGAAGACGCCGATCGTCGTCAACGACACCCGCGGCTTCTTCGTCAATCGCTGCGTGCTGCGCTACATGTCGGAAAGCTACGACATGCTGATCGAGGGCGTGCCGCCTGCGATGATCGAGAACGCCGCCAAGATGGCCGGCATGCCGGTTGGTCCGCTGGCGCTCAACGACGAGGTCGCCATCGACCTCTCGCTGAAGATCCTCAAGGCGACGGTCGCCGATCTCGGCGAAAAAGCCATCGACCCCAGGCATATGGAGCTCATCTCCCGCATGGTGGAAAAGGAGGGCCGCTTCGGCCGCAAGAATTCCAAGGGCTTCTACGACTACCCGCCGAAACCGGCGAAGAAGTCCGTCTGGCCCGACCTCAAGACCCTCTACCCGCAGAAACCGGCGGTTGAGGTTGACGTCAACGTGCTCAAACAACGTTTCCTCGTCACCATCGCGCTCGAAGCCGCCCGCACCGTGGAGGAGGGCATCGTCACCGATCCACGTGAGGCCGATGTCGGCTCGATCCTGGGCTTTGGCTTCGCGCCCTATACCGGCGGGGCGTTGAGCTATATCGACGGGATGGGTGCGAAGGCTTTCGTGGAATTGGCAGAAAAGTTAGCTGCTGCTTACGGGAACCACTTCAAGCCGACGCCACTGCTGAAGGACATGGCCGCGAAAGGTGAGACGTTCTACGGGCGGTTCGACCCCTATGCGAAGGTGGGGAAGGCGGCTTAG
- a CDS encoding cupin domain-containing protein encodes MGFNTGTIETEYAEVTEHWSPRVIADLNGQSVKLAKVQGQLAWHSHRDEDELFLIWKGALTIEYRDRPHVHLKAGDFHVVPKGVEHNPVAQEECWIVLFEPSQTKHTGDVVTEKTKTLDAQRSHLPA; translated from the coding sequence ATGGGCTTCAACACCGGCACGATCGAAACCGAATATGCCGAGGTCACCGAGCACTGGTCGCCCCGCGTCATCGCCGATCTCAACGGCCAGAGCGTCAAGCTCGCCAAGGTCCAGGGCCAGCTCGCCTGGCATTCCCACCGTGACGAGGACGAGCTCTTCCTCATCTGGAAGGGGGCGCTGACCATCGAATATCGCGACCGCCCGCATGTGCATCTGAAGGCCGGTGATTTTCATGTTGTGCCGAAGGGTGTCGAGCATAATCCGGTGGCGCAGGAGGAATGCTGGATCGTGCTTTTCGAGCCGTCGCAGACCAAGCATACCGGCGATGTCGTCACCGAAAAGACGAAGACCTTAGACGCGCAGCGCAGCCATTTGCCGGCCTGA